The region AGAGATTCGCCGGTTCGCCTTTTCTCAACGTGCACGTGCACCTGCACGAGCACGTGCACGTTGAGCTATTCCGAATTATGCGGCTTTTGCGGGAGCAGCAAGAATGGTTGCCACACGTACAAAACGGGCCCCATCCGGGGCCCGTTTCGATTGATCTGATTCAGCAGCTCAGACCGAGACAACGGCCTCGATCTGGGGGAAGTGGTCCTTCAGGCGTTTTTCGACACCGAAGGTGAGTGTCATCTGGGACGAGGGGCAGCTCACGCACGCGCCCTGCAGACGAAGACGCACCACGCCCTCGTCGTAACCGATGAACTCACAGTCACCGCCGTCCATGCGAAGGCCGGGACGAATCTCCGCATCAATGACTTCCGCAATGGCGTCTTCGAGTTCTTCGTCGCTCATCTCGACCGATGATTTTGCCTGTTCTGCCTCGGCGCTCATGTTGTCTCCTTGCGCGGCGCACCCTGACGGCACGCCTCTCAAACTGGCCCCAGTATAGCCGCACGGGCGCCGGTGGCGAGGGGGCCTGCCTCCACGTGGTGCGCCATGGATTTAGGGGGTGATCGTGCCATACTGGGCCCATTCCCGCCCTGGAGGAACCTCAATGAATCGCAAAATCGCCCTGCTTGGCCTGGTCCTGACCATCGGCCTGACACAAACCGGATGCAGCATTCTGGGATTCGGCCTGCACGGCCCCGAGCAGGAAGCCGTTCGCCCCGGCGAGCCCATGCGGGTCTACCCGGCGGGCCGCGCGCTTACCGGCAAGTCCCTGGACACCGTCCTCATCGACGCACAAATCACCCGCAAGGAAGTGCCGCTGACCAGCAACACGGTGCGCGACATCGCCTCGAAAACCCTCACCGCGGTGGTCAACGTCTTCAGCAAGCACACCCAGGGCAGGTTCCAGCTCCTGCCGCTGCTTCCCCTGCCCGGCACGACCTTTCCGGTGAGGATCGAAGGCACCGCGCTGGGCTCGGCCTTCTTCGTCCACCCCGACGGTTACCTGCTGACCAACAACCACGTCATTGCCGGCGCGGAATCCATTACGGCCAAGACCTCCGACGACAAGGAATACGATCTCACCGTGATTGCGCGCGACCCGACCCTCGATGCCGCGCTGCTCCGTGTGAGCGTGACGGGCGCGAAGTTCGACCACATCCCGCTGGGCGATTCGAGCCAGATTGCCGTCGGCGACTACGTCATCGCCATCGGCAACCCGCTGGGCCTGGGTCACTCCGTCACCCAGGGCATCATCAGCCAGACGCACCGCAACCTGCCGGGCATGGAGGAGGCGCTCGGACGAAAGATCGACCTCATCCAGACCGACACGGCCATCAACCCGGGCAACTCGGGCGGGCCACTCATCACGACCACCGGTGCCGCTGTCGGAATCAACACCGCCATGCTTCGCGGCACGCAGGGCCTGAGCTTCGCGATCACTGCCAATGACATCCGCGATTTTGTGAAGAAAGTCCTCGCGGGCTCGGGACAGACCACGCAGCCCCGCCAGTAGGGACACCCGCAACAGCCGTGACCACAGAAAATCCCGCCGAACAAGCGGCCGAGCACCACCCCTCGCGGACGAGCCCGTCCCTGCGGGGTGCGGGCGTGGGACGCGGAATCCTCTTCCTGACGGCCAGTCGTGCAATTTTTCTGCTGACCCGGCTCGTCTACTTTTTCCTGCTCCCACGCCTGCTTTCGAGCCCGGCGGAATACGGCAACTTCGTCGTCGCCATCGGCATCGCCGTTGCCGCCAGCACGGTGTTCATCAACGGCACCCAGCAGGCAGTCTCCAAACTCAGCGCCGAGGAACCCGCGCTGGCCGACGCTGTGCGCACCGCCGCGCTGCGAAGCCGCCTGTGGATCTGCGCGCTGGTCCTGCTGGCGTTCTTCTTCGGTGCCGACGCTCTGGCCTCGCTCTTCAATGACGCCGCGCTCGCCCCGCTTTTTCGCGTGGGTGGCATCGTGGTTGCGGCCAACGGCTTTTTCG is a window of Chrysiogenia bacterium DNA encoding:
- a CDS encoding NifU family protein; the protein is MSAEAEQAKSSVEMSDEELEDAIAEVIDAEIRPGLRMDGGDCEFIGYDEGVVRLRLQGACVSCPSSQMTLTFGVEKRLKDHFPQIEAVVSV
- a CDS encoding trypsin-like peptidase domain-containing protein, yielding MNRKIALLGLVLTIGLTQTGCSILGFGLHGPEQEAVRPGEPMRVYPAGRALTGKSLDTVLIDAQITRKEVPLTSNTVRDIASKTLTAVVNVFSKHTQGRFQLLPLLPLPGTTFPVRIEGTALGSAFFVHPDGYLLTNNHVIAGAESITAKTSDDKEYDLTVIARDPTLDAALLRVSVTGAKFDHIPLGDSSQIAVGDYVIAIGNPLGLGHSVTQGIISQTHRNLPGMEEALGRKIDLIQTDTAINPGNSGGPLITTTGAAVGINTAMLRGTQGLSFAITANDIRDFVKKVLAGSGQTTQPRQ